GGGAAAGGAGCCTGCATGAGCGAATTTAAGCCGTATGTCCCCGCCGAGACCCGGTACCGGGATGTAACGATAAGAGCCCTGATCACCGGGGCTCTCTTTGGCGCCATCTTCGGGTCTGCGAATGCCTATCTCGGCCTGAGGGTCGGATTGACGATTTCCACGTCGATTCCCCTTGCCGTTCTCAGCGTAGCGGTTTTCAAGCTGCTGGAACGGGTTTCGCGGAAGACAAATATTCTGGAATGCAACATCGCCCAGACGATGGGGTCGGCGTCCTCTTCCCTTGCCTCCGGGGTGATCTTTACGATCCCCGCTCTATACATGTGGGGATTTGATCCTCCGCTGGTTCAGATCGGCATTCTTGCCCTCCTCGGCGGCATTCTCGGCATTCTCTTCATGATTCCGCTTCGTCCCTATCTGATCGTGAAGGAACACCATGAGCTTCCCTACCCTGAAGGAACGGCGGCGGCACAGGTGCTGATTGCGGCCGACGCCGGGGGAGCCCGGGCTCAAAATGTCTTTATCGGTCTGGTCGTCGGGGCCGTGTACAAAGTCCTCCTTTCTTTTGGAAAACTCTGGGCGGAGGAGATTAACATCAAGATTCCCTCGTTGAAGAAGGGAATCATCGGGCTCGACCCGACGCCGGCACTCCTGGGTGTGGGATATATCCTCGGGTACCGCATTGCAGGGATCATGGTGGCCGGAGGGATCCTTTCCTCCCTTGTTCTTATCCCCATGATCGCCCACTTTGGAGAATCTGCGGTTCACCCTCTCTTTCCTTCCCTGGATGTCCCCATTTCCGCCATGTCCGCCAAAGATATCTGGCAGAACTACGTCCGGTACATCGGAGCCGGCGCTGTCGCCTTTGCCGGCATCCTGACTGTGCTCCGTTCCCTTCCCACGATGATGCAGAGCCTGATGGACGGGTTGAAGGGATTTACTTCCGAGGGAAGAAAGGTGGGGGTCGCGCCGATTCGAACCCAGCACGATCTGCCCATGTCCGTTGTCCTGATTGGGGCTGCGGTTGTCGTCGGGGTTACCATGATTTCCTCGCACGTTCTGGGTGTGGGAGCCTCGATACCCCTGCGGGTCTTTGGTGCCCTCTGTATCGTTCTCTTTGCCTTCATGTTCGTAACGGTTTCCTCCCGTATCGTCGGTCTGGTGGGGGTTACGTCCAACCCTACGTCGGGAATGGCGATCGTGACACTTCTGGGAACCAGCTCAATCTTCTACCTCCTGGGATGGACGGACGATGCTGCAAAGGCCACAGTCCTCACGATCGGGACCGTGGTTTGCGTGGCGGCTTCCATTGCCGGAGATATTTCGCAGGATCTCAAGTGCGGGTACATCATCGGGGCCACCCCTTCCCGGCAGCAGATTGTTGAGCTCATTTCAAGCCTTACTTCGGCGTTTGCCATTGCCGCCGCAGTCTTTTTTCTTGGGAAGGGGCTTGGTTTTGGAACCGAAGCCCTGCCCGCGCCGCAGGCCACCTTGATGAAAACGGTCATCGAAGGTGTCCTTCAGGCCGATCTTCCCTGGGGACTCGTACTCACCGGCGCGTCCCTGGCTCTCGTTGCCTCCCTGCTGGGGGTACCTCCGCTTCCTTTTGCTGTGGGCATCTACCTTCCCGTGAAGACGATGACCCCGGTCTTTGTCGGTGGCGTTCTTCGTTCCCTCGTGGAGTACCGGGCACGCCGACGGGGACAGGACATGGATCAACGCAGGGAAAAGGGTGTTCTTCTTGCTTCCGGCATGATCGCCGGGGAAGGCCTTGTGGGGGTAGGCCTTGCCGTTTTTGCCTATATTTCAGGCCGGAAGCCGGAGGGCTGGGGCCTTGAGTTTTCGGGGTATGGAGACCAGATCGCCGCCATGGCGGCCTTTACCCTCCTGGCCTTTTTCCTCGTTCGAATGACCCGTCTAAAGCCGGAATCTGAATAGAGGCAGGGCCGACCCCTTGATCGTGAAGAGGATCGAAAAAAGAAGCAGATCAGGGTTCTTCGGACCGGAACGACCTTAATACTTCTTCAAAATCGGGCTGGTTCTTCTCAAAACGGGAAGGCAGGCTCCACAGGAGAACCTGGTGATAGTAAGATCCCAGGTCCACGGATACATGCCAGTACCGGATACGGGTATTGTTGATCGAGCCAAGGATCTCATACTTCACGGCAGGATAGTCCACGATATTCAGATTGTAGGGTCCTTCCACCTTCGGATTTTCCAGGGAATTCACGAGGATCCCGCTGGCGATCTGACTGAATTGTTCCAGATCCACATCTTCGTCAAAATCCATTTTCGATTCGCTCAGGATCGTGCAGTAGGCCTCCCGGGCCAGGTTTCCCATTTCCAGATCGGCGCTGTCATTCAGACGGCCGTTGAGAAAGGACCACGAGCCCGGCCTGGAAATCGAAAACTGTCCCTCCAGAAACTGCACCGCTTCAGGAGGTTTGTTCGCAATGGCCGTTTTGAAGAAGGAGCTGGCTACAATCACGGTCATGATGACGATGATTACGAAATTTAGGAAGATGCCGATTCCCGCGGGAATCAGGATCCCTTTCCATCCATGTTTCGAAATTCCAAAGAGGGCCGCGATTCCGCAGATGAGTCCGAGAAAATAGAGGACAAGCGCAACGGATGCAATAACAAGGCTGCGGGTTCCCGTGGCGTCATCCAGGGGAAAGGCTGCTTTGACCAGGATATTCATGCCTACAACCACGAGCGGAGCGATCCAGCTTGCCTTCGCGAGCTGGACCGAAAGTGGTGGTTTCGCTACGGCCGTTCCGGGAGATGAAATGACGGGTCCTGGCTGCATTGAGATCTCCTTCCTTGTTCCCTTCTCATCGTATGATAGCGTAACCGGGATACGAACGAAACGGTTTAGTGAATTCAGACATCGGGCCGGCGGGCGATCCAGATATCCTTGACGGCCAGTCCGTGGTAAGCATCCTTGCTGGGACACCAGGGAATCTTGTCAACGAGCCCAAGGCCTGAATTCTTCAGATTGTTCCGGATCTCCCCTGGTGTGAAATAGCGCTCCTTCAGCGTCGAGACAATTTCACCTTCCCCGTCGCGCACGGTGACGATGGCTTCGGACATTCGGGTGCCCGACGAGTAGCGGGTCTCCATGACCATGGTGAAGTCGGATTCTTCATGGATAAATGGGGTGCGGGATCCCCAGATTCGCTTAAAGGCGAGCTTGGTGTTCGTATCGAAGATGAACCATCCCCCGGGGACCAGGAGCCGGTACGTTTCGTCGAAGGTGGAAGACAGATCGGAAAGGGTCAGGAGGTGATTCAGGCTGTCATACAGGTTCAGGATGACATCAAAGGGCTGGCGGAAGGGGAGGTTCTGCATCCGGGAAACGACAAAGGGAAAGCTCTGGCGGTGGGAGGAAGCGAGACGCTGTCCGATCGAAAGATCGCACCCGGTTATGTCGAAAGCCCGATCGGCCAGGTAAGCGCAGAGATGCCCGGGACCGCATGCAACTTCCAGGATCCGGGATCGGCGGTGGATCCCGTATGTTTCAAAGATCGACATGATTGCGGGTCGAAGGAATGCGAAAAATGGGCGGGAAAGCACCCGGTTGTAATAGGGGGCAATTCGGTCGTAAATCACCATTTCCCGATAATCGTCACGGGGCCGTCATTCACCAGATCGACCTCCATCAGGGCCTGAAATACTCCCGTTTGAACGGGTACCCCCTGGGCATTCAGAGCGGCCACAAAGTTTTCGAAGAGAACCTTTGCCTCTTCGGGTGGGGCCGCCGCATCGAAAGAAGGCCTCCGTCCGCGGCGGATGTCGCCCGCAAGGGTGAACTGGGAGACGGCAAGAATCTCGCCTCCGATATCCTTTACGCTCCGGTTCATTTTGTCCTCTTCATCGGGAAAGATTCGCAGGTTTACGATCTTATCCGAAGCCCGGCCAAACTGTTCCTCCCGGTCTTTTTTTTCGATTCCGACAAGAAGGAGAAGGCCTTTTCCGATTTGCGCCACCGTCTTTCCTTCCACCCGTACGGACGCCTTCTGTACTCTCTGGATGCAGATAATCATGAGCGAATCCTCTTCATTCCCTGTCGAAGGGTTGAGAGAGTCTTCACTTTCAGGATTGAACAGAGGACCAGGAAGAGGGCAAAGCCTGCAGCAATAAACAGGGTCAATCGCAATAACGTGAGGGCGATCCCCGATCCTGCGGTGAGCGGAAAGAAGGAGAGTGCCTGGATCAGAACGAAAGCCATGACTCCGGATGCCACAATGATGCGCAGGGCTTCCGTGCCCATCGCCCTCCATGAAGGGGAAATGCCGGCCCTTCCGGCAAAGAGGATCATGACCAGAACCTGAGCGTACCCGCCCAGGCTTGTGGCCAGGGCGATACCGGACTGGGCCATCCGGGGAACGAGAAAAACGCAACCGGCTGTAAAAACCAGAAGGTCAATGGCGGTGGCGACGGCCGGGGTCCGTGTGTTCTGGTGGGCAAAGAAGGCTGAAGCCAGCATTTTGCTGATCGCGTAGGCCGGGAGAGAAAGTGCGTAGTATCCAAGGGCTTCGGCCACAAGGAGAGTATCGGAACTTGAAAACCTTCCTCCCTCGAAGAGGACCTTGATGGAAGGTTCCGCCAGGATCCAGAGTCCGGCGGCCGCAGGAATCGTAACCCATAATCCAAGGTTGATTCCGGAGGTCAGGGTCGTCAGGAACCGATCGCGATCCTTGACTTCCCGGGACATGCCGGGAAGGAATACCGTAAAGAGCGACATGACCACGCCGCCGTATACCAGGTGGTTGACCCGGTAGGCGTAGTAAAGGACACTGACGGCCGAATCCCCGATGGACGCTGCAAACCTCGTACCTACGAGCTGATTGATTTCGTAGATGCCCAGGACAAAGAGCCCCGGCACCATGAGCTTCAGCACCTTCCAGACGGCAGGGTGAGAGAAGGGGCGGACTGGATTGAGGGAGAGTCCCAGCCGACGAGCCACGACGAGCTGGCTTCCCATCTGCAGGACGCCTCCGACAAAGACGCCTGTCGCGAATCCCAGAGTAGGGTGCTGATAGACCCTCCCAAGAAGAAGACCGCATACGATCATGCTGAGGTTCAGAAAGATCGGGGTGGCGGCAGGGAGGTAAAACCTGTCGTGGGCGTTGAGGATTCCCTGAAAGAGCCCGGCGAGGGAGATGAGAAAGAGGTAGGGGAACATGACCCGGTTCAGCATGACGGTAAGCTCGAATTTCCCGGGAGTAAGGATAAATTCTCGGGCGAACAGGGAAACGATCCATGGAGAGAAGACAATGCCCGCCACGGTAATGGCGGTCAATATAAAGGTCAGGGAATAAAGAAAAACCGCGGCGAACTTCCAGAGATCCTCCGAGTTCTCCTGGTTGCGTGACTCGGAGAAGACGGGGATGAAAGCAGCGTGGAGGGCTCCCTCGGCCAGGAGAGCCCGGAAGAGGTTGGGGATTCGAAAGGCGACGATGAAGGCGTCGGCCTGCATGCCCGCACCCAGGACGAGAGCCAGGACCTTGTCCCTGGCGTATCCCGTGACCCGGGAAAGAAGTGTGATCAGGGTGACCCCACCGACGGTCCGAACCCGGTTCATGCCTTCAGAACGGAACGTTTTTTGACTTCACCAATGAGGGTCTGAATAAAAACCTGGAACTGGTGGGCAAGAAATTCTTTCTGCTTCAGGCTTTCCGTGCTCTTCAGATCGAAATAGAATCGATCCACGGTTCCCCAGTCTTTGTACATAAGATATTTCATGTATTTAACGTGGAAGGATTCCAGCGATCGCAGGAGCTTCCGAAAGGTAGGTCGGGATCCTTCCTCGGTAAATTTAACCGCTTTTTCCTGGAGGTCGAGCAAGGCTGTCAGCAGCTGGACCGACTGTTCGCGGCGGTTCTGATAGTAGGGAAAGATAATCTCACCCTTGAGTTCCTTACCGGACGCCACGGAGAGGATTGAAATGATGTTCTGCTGAAAGAGATCCCTGCAGATTCCCTGGGAATCCTCGATCTTTCCATGGACGACCTGCGGATCGAGGAGGAGGTTGACATCGACCAGCTCCAGTTCCATGACCTTTCGCAGTTCCATCCGGCTGGAGAAGAGCATCGACTCGATCTGATTCTTAATTGCGTCCTCCCTGATAGAGGGTATGGCGCGTTTGTTGATCGTGATTTCCAACTCTTTCCAGGTATGGTGGATCAGGGCAAAGAGCATAACCGCGGAGGGGTAGTCTTTCCGGTTCTCAAGGATGGAGGAGACGTGCTGGAGGTATTTCAGGATTTTGAACTGGAACATTACGATGGTGAGGTAGGGTCCGCCGTAGGCGTGGTGTTTCAGATCCTTGAGGAGGGGGTGGAGGCTTTCCTTGGATACCTCTGCCAGCCTGGGAAGAGACGTACCTCGAAAAAGGGGAGAGAAGGTCGGATGGTACTCCATGATGGACTTGAGAAGACGGCCGAAAGCGAAGTAGGTCTGGAGGGACAGATAACTCACGGAGGAGAGGTCTCCGGCGATCTTGATGAAATCCTGTACATGTTCAATGGCTTCGGAAAGTTGAGTGGCAACGGCGGTGCCGCTGTCGGAAGAGTCCGAACGCAAGGATTCCAGGTAGATCATGAACTGGGTAAAGTGAAGCTGGTCCTCCCCGAGAAGCAGCCGCAGCGCAATCAGAAGCCTTTCCAGCCCGGAACGGACACAGGCGATTTCCGGCCGATAGTTATGAAGCGAGGCATGCTCCTGCTCGTAAGTACTCATGGGAAGATGCTCGAGATCAAAAAAGCAGGCGATAGCCTGGACCCACATTTCCATTTCGAAAACCTGCGGGTCGGTCTCTCTCCCTTTTAGAACGGAAATCCCAGACTCATGAACCATTGATCCTCTGGCTGACCCTCCTCAGGATCCAGTTTTTTCCCGTAGTCTACACGCAACGGCCCGACGGGGGTGAGGACAAAGATTCCCACACCCACACCATGCTTCAAACGGTCCAGGGAGATGTCTTCATGCTTCTGAAAGACATTGCCGCTGTCCAGGAATACACTAACACCGAATTGATTAAGGAGCAAGGATCGGAACTCTACATTGGCAAGCAGAACGCCAAGTCCTCCCAGGGGTTCGTACTCCTCCAGGGTCTCACCTTCGATCCCGAGTGTGTCGCGTGCGTAGGCCCGGTGAGAGGTTCTGCCTCCCGAAAAGAACCGCTCTCCAATTGGTACAGATTCGCTTCCGAGGGGACGAATCCCTCCATAGCGAAGGGAGAGGATGAGTGTCGATCGTGCCTGTACCGGGAGATGAACGGTCTGGTGACCGAACCATTTTACGAAGCTTGAGTCGGTAAAGGTAGTCTCCGGAGACCATCGGATTTCAAAGGATGTGAAGGTGCCCCGGAGAGGATACACAGGATCAAGCCTGGAATCGTATACATAGGATAGAACCGGGTAAATCATGGTACGCTCTTCCGCATCCCCCCGGTTGATCAGATAATCCTTTGCATTATCTGGCCGCTGGACCGAATATTCGAGACGCAGGAATCCCTGGCTTCGGGGACCCCATTCCCGCATGTATTCCACAAAAGCATTTTCCTTTAATAAATCGAAGGAAGTCCATCGTTCGCTGGTTCGATAGACGACACCGGTTGTGGGGAAGGCGGTCCCCCAGGTGTCGGGTACCCGGTAGGTAAGCCGAAAATGCTGCTCCCGGTTTGAAAGCCGGGTCGTCAGGCCCAGATAATGGCGGCGACCGAAGAGGTTCATCATGGAATATCCCAACTTGATCCTGAATTGCTCCTCGGTGTCATATCCGAGCCCATAGGCAAAGGCGTGATGCTTGTCCTCTTCGACATCGATGCGAACGTGATCGATTGAGGAGTTTTCCGACGAAGGAACACGCTCAATGTCGACACGCTTAAATAAGCCCGTCGAGTAGAGATCTTCCTGGATGTCGTAAAGCTTTTGCTGGGAGAGAATATCCCCCGTATGCAAATCGAGGTCGTGACGCAGGGTCTCACGGTTTATGGTCTGAAGTCCCCGGATGAACACCTTTCCTGCGTATCGCTGAGAGCCCGGCTGACATTGATAGGTCAGATCGATGGTCCCATCATGGATGTTTGATTTGACAGATACCGTGGCCTCCAGATAGCCGGAATTAAAAAGACTGTTTTGGAGTATGGCGAGATCTCGCGAGGGAATTTCCTCCCGCATCGGCTGGCCGGCACGTGCTTCCAGGTTCAGACGGAGATCTTCCCCGAGATCGGGGAATCCCTCCATGAAGACCTTCCCGATCTGAAGGGAAGAACCCTCGGCAATGGGATAGGTCACACGGACAACCCTCTGAGTTGAGTCGATGTCCGTAATGGGAGTGTCGACGGCTGCTTCCAGAAACCCCCGATCGGAGTATGCGGCCTCGATATAGGACTGTCCATTTTTTACTGCGTCCGGGGTAATCCTCTTCCCAACCCGTATCCCCACTTCCTTTGTCAGGATGGCGTCGTTCAGCTGTTCATTCCCGGTGAAGGAAAGGTCACCCAGTGTGTACCGTTCCCCCTTGAACATGACAAAGACCAGGCGGCTGCAGTTGCAGGAATCATCGTCCACCAGGGACACGGTGATCTTCGCGCGGTAGTACCCCTTTCGATGCAGCCGGGCTTCATAGTCCTGAATCAGCGTTTGGAGTTTGGCGTCTTTCAGTCCCTCCCGGGCGAAGAGCTTATCGATCTTTCGCTGCAGGGATCGGGGCGCAGGTTCTCCCTCGAAGCGCACGTCCACCGGCCGATCACAATGGGTTTCAATTGGAAGAATGATTCCCCTCTCGCCCTGTTCAATACGGGAAAGGGTCAGAGTCGCATTAAGGTACCCCTGCTTGAACAATTGCTGGCGTGTCTTGCGGAGAAAAGCATGAATCCGGGAAGGTTGAAAGGGCTTCTCCATCAGTTTGTCGAAGGCATGATCCAGGATATGGGAGCACTCCCCGGAGAGATTCACCCGTTCCACGGGAAGACGTTCTCTCCGATCTATATTCACAAGAAGGGATTTTTCCCACTCGTCAGGACCCGGTTTGAGCTCCAGACGGACTTCGCCGTTCAGGTAGCCTTCCCCGTTCAGCATATGCTGAAGCTTTTCGCGGGCGGTGGGAAGAATATCCTCTTCCCAGAACCAGCCCGGTGCAGACATCCCCAGTGCCTTCTGTACTGCCTTTCGACTGAATCCCCGGATGCGGATGGACTGGAGAAGGATTTTCGGTCTTACCTTGAACGTGAGGGTGTTTTCATCCAGGATTGCTTCCACGTTTGCCGTAATGCCGCTCTGCATGAGCAGACGGATGGAGTCCTGAACTGCCTCGGGGCTGAGTTCCCTGCCTTCCTGAACCGTGATCAGCCTGGCGAGGGCAGCGACATTGGCCGGAGGGGCGCCCTGGAGACGGACATGGTCGATCACCTGTGCCGACATGCCGGAAGAAAGGAGTACGAGGAAAAAGAACTGCTTCAAAATCTCAGCCTCCGATGGATCTCAAAGAAGTAACTGCCATCCGGTTCTCGGAGAAGATTAATATAGGCTCCGTACCCGATGGAGCACTCGACGGAAATAAGATCCTCACGGTTGGAACTGGTTGTAAAGACATAATTAAAGATACAATTTCGATTAATCTGTTTGCTGACCGTCACCCGGGCCGTGGAAACGGTATCTCCCCCGACAATGGGGTCAATGCTGACCCGGGTCAGGCCGAACAGAAGGTTGGCCTGTTCTGATATTTCCTTGGAAATCTCCGTAGCGAAAAATCCGCCGATAAACCCTTCCTGCCCCGACTGAATTCCCCCGAACAGGAGCTGAAGGATGTCACTTTTGGGCAGGTAGGGTTCCGAGGAAAATTGAGTGTGGAGATAGGCCGTTCGGCCGGAAATCTGCACCCGCACGGTATAGTTTTTGATGGAGGTTTCGAGCAGGACGTTGATGACGGGATCGATCTGGATCGGATTGTTGAAGTCGGCCACCGCATTCACGATTTCGTACTTGACCTCATTAAAATCGACAATGCCGCCCTCCTGAATGACAATGCGGCCGAAGATAGTCGGATTATCCATCGTTCCCGATATCTGGAGGTTCCCTCCGCCCCTTGCCGTAATCAGGTTGTTTCGAACTTCCAGAGAATCCGGCGAGGTTACCTTGATATTCATATTTATCTTCGGAAGCCTCTTCGCCGTTCGGATCATCTTCTTCTTCAGCAGAGAATTCAGCACCTCCTGGGAAAAATTGAACGGTCTCGTATAGAGGGCCCTTGTAACCTGGATATCTCCAATCAGCTGGCTCTGCCCTTCGATCGTGAGAAGGCGAAGATCGAGATCCGTGGTTCCCTCCAGTCCGCTCACAAAGTGGATGGGGACACGAGCTCCCTTCATATGAATATTCACCGTTTCCGGGGCCAGAGTCGGGCCGGTAATCAGGTATCCGTCCAGAGAAATGGTTCCCTGTTCCATCTCCGCCGTGGCGCGGGTCAGGGTGACCTTCCTTCCCGAAAGGTCGAGAGCTACATCGACGTGGCGGGCATGAAGATTGAATGGAGGGTAACGAAAATGGCGGCCGGACATTTCGGCACTTCCCTCCGCCATGAGGGAACCCTTCCTCCACGTGAAGGTAAGGTTTATGAATCCTTCTCCCAGGAAGGAGGACTCGGGCAGAAGGATCTGGATCAGATCGTCTCCGAAGTACCCGGTGACGTTGGCTTCCAGTGACAGCTCAGGTTCGATACGGATCGTTCCACCAATTCCCAGAAGACCGTAAGGGTGGTCCAGCGGAACCTGTTCGATTGTAAATTCGCCCCCTTCCATGCGAAATCGTAACCCTTCCGGGAGGGTGAAGGTCTGATCATGATAGGTAAAGCCGAAGGGTTGAATTTCCGCCGAGCCCTTTCCCTCGCTCAGTGTTTCGGTATTCAGGGTCAGGTCAAACCGGGCTTCCAGTGCCTTGAGGGGTTGAAAGGGCGTAATTTTGGACAAAAAATCAGGGGAGAGTCCGGACAGGGTTCCCGAAAGATCGATATCGGGGAGACGGGAAATGTCCGCGTTTCCCGAGAGCCCGCCACCATTGGCCAGTGTGAGGTCATAGGTACCCCGGCCTTCGGTAAGCAAGACTTTGTACGCCGCAGGCAGTACGTGCGGCATGTCACCATCGATCGTTCCTCCTCCGGCAAGGGTCATGATGTCATTTTCAAGAACCAGGGAGAGGGAAAAGGAAGTGGTAAACGGTGTGGACGGAAGATGGACCTGCTCTGCGGTCAGGGTTGTGGAAACCACGTCGCCCTGGAGCTGGACAATGCCCCTGGCCGAACCTTCCAGGAGAGTCATGCGGTCAATCTCCACGTCAAGCCTGTCATCCTGGTACCGGGCTTCTGCAGAAAGATTTTCCAGTTCCAGACCTTCAATCCTACCCTCACTCAGGTGTCCGGCATAGGACCAGGAATCACCGTCAACTTGCAGGACACCAATGGATGTTACGGCAAGATCAACGGGAGCGGGTACAGGAAACATCTCCGACATAAGAGACAGGCGGATTGGCGAAGCGTCAAAGGGGATAAATCCGTTTATTTGAAGGGATCCCCCTCCCAATTCGAACTGCTCGCTTATGATTTTCAGCCCCGACTCCGAAATCCTCAGGCGAACGGATCCTGATCCCAGCTCAAAGGGAGGGTAAGAAACATCGGATACATGACCTTCGAAATTCAGGACCGGGTCATCCCACGTTCCTTCCAGGAGAATCTTGCCCTGCAGGGAACCGGCAAGAGGGATGGGCTCCCCGAGGTGAGGGCCGATCATGGCCAGGATCGTCTCGATTCTCACGGTTTTCAGGTTCCCCGATGCCCGTATCGGTTCAGATCCTGATAGCGGGAAGGCTCCATCCAGGACAATCCATCCCATGCGGGTTTGAAGACGCATTTGTCCGTGTAATCTGGAAAATCCTTCCAGGGTGCCTGCAAACTGCAGGGAGGAGGTCTCGTCCCCGATTCGAATCTTTCCCTCCCCCGAATCGACCTCTGTACCGGTCCAACGGTAATCAAGGGTGGCCGGTGCGGCCTGTCGAGCCACAACCTCGGGCAGGTTGAAGAGGGTGAATACACGCTGAACCGACATCGAACCGGCCTGGACTACCATATGTCCCTGTACGGGATCCCCCAGATCATAGATGAGGTGAAAATCGGCTTCACGGACCGAAGCCTTGATGTCCAGGATTTTAGTCCCTCGTTCCTTGTGAATGGAACACTCGCTTCGAACGGGCCCCATGCTGTGTCCGTTAAAGAAGATATCTTCGGACCGGATGGTTGCCGTGATATCGAAAACGTCTGTCTGAGCTGTCAGTTTTCCGTGAATGTTTGTTTCGCCCTGGAGAGGAACCCCCAGACGGAAGTGATCCGCATAGGTTCCGATCTCCCCGGTGGCCTGAAATGAAAGATTGATTTTTCCGGTCTTCGTGTTGAGTGTGGCCTGTCCCAGAAGGTTTGCGTTTTTCGTGTGGATATGAAGATCCCGAACGTAGAGGAGATGTTCATCTCCTTTCATATCGCAGGCGACCGATGCAGTAAGGGGACCGTAATCCTCAACGGACCATTCCACCGCGCGGACATCCAGTTTTCCGTTTACCAGGGAGACTCCAAATGCGTCGATCTCCAGAGGAACCTTCTTCTCGTTGAACTGTACGTACGAATTCAGGAGGGTGACCCGCTGAAGGTGGGCAAACCGGGGAAGCTTCAGCCCTACCGGTTTTGATTCCTCCCCCGTAACGATATGGAGCCTCATCTGATCGACGGTGGCTCTGAGATTCCATGGGTTCAGGCCAGTTGAGATTCGAATGGACTTCACCGTACCCAGGTCCGTGATCTGGACATCGGTCAGGGATAGACGGGGCGGTACCAGGGTCAGTCGAAAGGAGGTCCAGGAGATATTCACGCCCAGTGCATGCTGAAGGAAGCCCATGAACGTGTTCGAAAGCCAGTGCTGCACGGGAGGGGTGTGAAAGAGGCCGACCAGGAGTGCAAGAAGAAGAAAGGGAGCCAGAATGAGCTTGGTTCGCCGTCTCATCGTACGAAAAGGACCACGAGGTCCCTGAGGTTGATTCCGGTGATTGCGGGGGCAAGGATCGTCCCCCTGCTTTTCCAGAGGGGATAAGTGTCACCGGAGGCAATGGCCTCAAGAAGTACATTTCGGTCTGACCCAAGATCATCCCTGCTGAGGATGACACCGCCCGATGGGGCAGTTCCATCCTGACCGTCCGTTGCTGCCGCCATCAGGGTCCAGGCACGATCGGGAAATTCACCTAAGGCCCGGGCTGACCAGACTGCAGCCAGATGGGTGCATCGTCCTCCCCGCCCCCGGGGATCGTGGAGGGAAGGGGGGAACTCACCGCCGGCCAGGATGATCTGGCCGGGCCCGGCCTGCAAAAACGCGGTAATGAGGGTGTCTACAGCTTCTTCTGCCGGCATGTCCCGGTTGTCCACTACAATGGCCGGATGCCACTTTTCATTGGTAAGACGGGAAGCAAAGGCCCGGAGAAAAGTGGAATTA
This Thermoanaerobaculia bacterium DNA region includes the following protein-coding sequences:
- a CDS encoding oligopeptide transporter, OPT family, yielding MSEFKPYVPAETRYRDVTIRALITGALFGAIFGSANAYLGLRVGLTISTSIPLAVLSVAVFKLLERVSRKTNILECNIAQTMGSASSSLASGVIFTIPALYMWGFDPPLVQIGILALLGGILGILFMIPLRPYLIVKEHHELPYPEGTAAAQVLIAADAGGARAQNVFIGLVVGAVYKVLLSFGKLWAEEINIKIPSLKKGIIGLDPTPALLGVGYILGYRIAGIMVAGGILSSLVLIPMIAHFGESAVHPLFPSLDVPISAMSAKDIWQNYVRYIGAGAVAFAGILTVLRSLPTMMQSLMDGLKGFTSEGRKVGVAPIRTQHDLPMSVVLIGAAVVVGVTMISSHVLGVGASIPLRVFGALCIVLFAFMFVTVSSRIVGLVGVTSNPTSGMAIVTLLGTSSIFYLLGWTDDAAKATVLTIGTVVCVAASIAGDISQDLKCGYIIGATPSRQQIVELISSLTSAFAIAAAVFFLGKGLGFGTEALPAPQATLMKTVIEGVLQADLPWGLVLTGASLALVASLLGVPPLPFAVGIYLPVKTMTPVFVGGVLRSLVEYRARRRGQDMDQRREKGVLLASGMIAGEGLVGVGLAVFAYISGRKPEGWGLEFSGYGDQIAAMAAFTLLAFFLVRMTRLKPESE
- a CDS encoding class I SAM-dependent methyltransferase — protein: MVIYDRIAPYYNRVLSRPFFAFLRPAIMSIFETYGIHRRSRILEVACGPGHLCAYLADRAFDITGCDLSIGQRLASSHRQSFPFVVSRMQNLPFRQPFDVILNLYDSLNHLLTLSDLSSTFDETYRLLVPGGWFIFDTNTKLAFKRIWGSRTPFIHEESDFTMVMETRYSSGTRMSEAIVTVRDGEGEIVSTLKERYFTPGEIRNNLKNSGLGLVDKIPWCPSKDAYHGLAVKDIWIARRPDV
- the dtd gene encoding D-aminoacyl-tRNA deacylase, with translation MIICIQRVQKASVRVEGKTVAQIGKGLLLLVGIEKKDREEQFGRASDKIVNLRIFPDEEDKMNRSVKDIGGEILAVSQFTLAGDIRRGRRPSFDAAAPPEEAKVLFENFVAALNAQGVPVQTGVFQALMEVDLVNDGPVTIIGKW
- the murJ gene encoding murein biosynthesis integral membrane protein MurJ, giving the protein MNRVRTVGGVTLITLLSRVTGYARDKVLALVLGAGMQADAFIVAFRIPNLFRALLAEGALHAAFIPVFSESRNQENSEDLWKFAAVFLYSLTFILTAITVAGIVFSPWIVSLFAREFILTPGKFELTVMLNRVMFPYLFLISLAGLFQGILNAHDRFYLPAATPIFLNLSMIVCGLLLGRVYQHPTLGFATGVFVGGVLQMGSQLVVARRLGLSLNPVRPFSHPAVWKVLKLMVPGLFVLGIYEINQLVGTRFAASIGDSAVSVLYYAYRVNHLVYGGVVMSLFTVFLPGMSREVKDRDRFLTTLTSGINLGLWVTIPAAAGLWILAEPSIKVLFEGGRFSSSDTLLVAEALGYYALSLPAYAISKMLASAFFAHQNTRTPAVATAIDLLVFTAGCVFLVPRMAQSGIALATSLGGYAQVLVMILFAGRAGISPSWRAMGTEALRIIVASGVMAFVLIQALSFFPLTAGSGIALTLLRLTLFIAAGFALFLVLCSILKVKTLSTLRQGMKRIRS